From a region of the Campylobacter sp. genome:
- a CDS encoding prepilin-type N-terminal cleavage/methylation domain-containing protein — MKKGFTMIELIFVIVILGILAAVAIPRLAATRDDAEVSKAATNIQTLITDLGSYYTSQGEFAGTASSATASMTNVPNPIKVKSQVCLTVNKYDNAKGEASMTIGETGALCKRVWEMPGVSQVKAAIKSTAGNKTTNTYKFGGKGVQYE, encoded by the coding sequence ATGAAAAAAGGTTTTACTATGATCGAGTTGATCTTCGTTATCGTTATTTTAGGTATTTTGGCAGCTGTTGCTATTCCAAGACTTGCAGCTACTCGTGATGACGCTGAGGTTTCTAAGGCAGCTACAAATATTCAGACGCTTATAACTGACTTAGGCTCTTACTATACTTCACAAGGTGAATTTGCTGGTACTGCATCATCGGCGACTGCAAGTATGACTAATGTACCAAATCCTATTAAAGTAAAAAGTCAAGTTTGCTTAACTGTAAATAAGTATGATAATGCTAAAGGCGAGGCTAGTATGACTATAGGTGAAACTGGTGCTTTATGTAAAAGAGTATGGGAAATGCCTGGTGTATCACAAGTTAAAGCCGCTATTAAAAGCACAGCTGGAAATAAAACTACAAATACCTATAAATTTGGTGGTAAAGGTGTTCAATACGAATAG
- the imm40 gene encoding Imm40 family immunity protein — protein sequence MSFIDEDYVNIVPQDLLERGIRLREEYGIYAIAWRFDDVMEVLKIARDRDMLIVGGDVYRLSGNEPIITYDCWCTNEGDDNAFELAIEYITNYRARNGDDFAYCPVISPGRVPK from the coding sequence ATGTCATTTATAGATGAGGATTACGTAAATATCGTACCGCAGGATCTGCTAGAGCGCGGTATACGCCTAAGGGAGGAGTACGGAATTTATGCTATAGCTTGGAGATTTGACGATGTAATGGAGGTACTAAAAATCGCAAGAGATAGAGATATGCTTATCGTCGGAGGGGATGTATATCGCCTAAGCGGCAATGAGCCCATAATCACATACGATTGCTGGTGTACAAACGAGGGGGATGACAATGCATTCGAATTAGCGATCGAATATATCACTAATTATCGCGCTAGAAACGGAGATGACTTTGCATATTGCCCGGTCATTAGCCCTGGGCGGGTGCCCAAATGA
- a CDS encoding AI-2E family transporter encodes MPTPKDNAASRNENQAENMAQNNAENNAKSEAQNFTENQTVNNAEGKIEAAAEAKATVKNKTKTAAENRAEIGAKNQSGSGANVGVESGVKAAKANTGADKADAAALDAAEGRTKTAAENQSGNRVKTDKASSAGASALNDAAEANETFSANASALGAAAASGAAAGMKAGLAKASGRAKTSKIFFIGATLLMFCCVIYLFSPFLMVIAIGVLMAVATSGLHAKVTKLCRGRRTLASVLSLFLLCALFFVPFIYAVIEIAKNAASFDMARLNDAISYVQSLNIKLPGPFEKFDTQFRSFLANLDVAGLAKQIISYLSVVGKSSAKFIVDMVLIVVFCFFAYLYGESFKRFFKKILPVEPAQIDYIFSETANTMSVVFYSTIFNAVLQGFLFSIIAGIFGFDALLMGVLFAFCSLIPAVGGALIYVPTALYVLAGGSTSGAIVIMAYCVILISTLADSFVKPLVIKFINSRLVENPANINEMLIFFSMLSGISTFGFWGVILGPAILTLFIAVLNLYDYLKKIEFE; translated from the coding sequence TTGCCGACGCCAAAAGACAACGCCGCAAGCCGCAATGAAAACCAGGCTGAAAACATGGCTCAAAACAACGCCGAGAATAACGCCAAAAGCGAGGCTCAAAATTTCACCGAAAATCAGACCGTAAATAACGCTGAGGGTAAAATCGAAGCCGCCGCCGAAGCCAAAGCGACTGTCAAAAACAAGACCAAAACCGCTGCTGAAAATAGAGCCGAAATCGGTGCCAAAAATCAAAGCGGAAGCGGAGCCAATGTCGGTGTTGAAAGCGGGGTTAAAGCCGCTAAAGCAAATACAGGCGCCGATAAAGCGGACGCGGCTGCGCTAGACGCCGCGGAAGGCAGGACTAAAACCGCCGCCGAAAATCAAAGCGGAAACCGGGTCAAAACCGACAAGGCCTCATCTGCTGGTGCTTCCGCGCTTAACGACGCTGCCGAAGCCAATGAAACCTTCTCGGCTAATGCTTCCGCGCTAGGCGCTGCTGCCGCTTCGGGAGCCGCTGCGGGTATGAAAGCAGGCCTTGCCAAGGCTAGCGGGCGCGCGAAGACGAGCAAGATATTTTTTATCGGCGCTACTTTGCTGATGTTTTGCTGCGTGATCTATCTATTCTCGCCGTTTTTGATGGTGATCGCAATCGGCGTGCTGATGGCGGTGGCGACTTCGGGTCTGCACGCTAAAGTAACGAAGCTGTGCCGCGGCAGGCGCACGCTAGCCTCGGTGCTTAGTCTGTTTTTGCTCTGCGCGCTTTTTTTCGTGCCCTTCATCTACGCAGTGATCGAGATCGCCAAAAACGCCGCGAGCTTCGATATGGCGCGCCTAAACGATGCGATTAGCTACGTTCAGAGCCTAAACATCAAGCTGCCCGGGCCTTTTGAAAAATTCGATACGCAGTTTCGCTCGTTTTTGGCAAACCTTGATGTCGCGGGCCTAGCGAAGCAGATCATCTCCTATCTCTCGGTCGTCGGAAAGTCCAGCGCAAAATTTATCGTCGATATGGTGCTCATCGTCGTGTTTTGCTTTTTTGCATACCTCTACGGCGAGAGCTTCAAGCGCTTTTTCAAAAAAATTCTACCCGTCGAGCCTGCGCAGATCGATTATATCTTTTCCGAGACGGCAAATACAATGAGCGTCGTGTTTTACTCGACCATCTTCAACGCCGTATTGCAGGGCTTTTTGTTTTCGATCATCGCGGGGATCTTTGGCTTTGACGCGCTGCTGATGGGGGTGCTTTTCGCCTTCTGCTCGCTCATCCCTGCAGTCGGCGGCGCGCTCATCTACGTGCCCACCGCGCTATACGTGCTAGCGGGGGGCAGCACCTCGGGCGCGATCGTGATAATGGCGTATTGCGTGATACTGATCTCGACGCTCGCGGACAGCTTCGTAAAGCCGCTCGTGATCAAATTTATCAACTCGCGCCTAGTCGAAAACCCCGCAAACATCAACGAGATGCTGATCTTCTTCTCAATGCTTTCTGGCATCAGCACGTTCGGGTTCTGGGGCGTGATCCTGGGGCCCGCGATTTTAACGCTATTTATCGCGGTGCTAAATTTATACGACTATCTAAAAAAGATAGAATTCGAGTAG
- the panB gene encoding 3-methyl-2-oxobutanoate hydroxymethyltransferase produces MSKITLSKLYEMKKSGEKIVMITAYDALFAKIFDDEVDMVLVGDSLNMSFGGHSETLGASVEQMIYHARAVRRGLKRAYMVVDMPFCSCATPELALQNCAKVYESTGCDAVKIEGGAHMADTVALLNRNGIAVMSHIGLKPQFSRFTGGYKVSGRGEEGAREVLSDARALAEAGAVLLLVEGTICSVANQVALGTDMPVIGIGAGAGVDGQVLVWSDMCGFFTEFRPKFVKRYLDGAELVKGAVREYAREVKEGGFPSEEFEYKQ; encoded by the coding sequence ATGTCAAAAATCACGCTTTCTAAATTATACGAGATGAAAAAATCCGGCGAGAAGATCGTGATGATCACTGCCTATGACGCGCTTTTTGCTAAAATTTTCGACGACGAGGTCGATATGGTGCTCGTAGGCGACAGCCTAAATATGAGCTTCGGCGGGCACTCTGAGACCCTGGGCGCAAGCGTGGAGCAGATGATATATCATGCGCGCGCCGTAAGACGGGGACTAAAGCGTGCGTATATGGTCGTAGATATGCCGTTTTGCTCGTGCGCGACGCCAGAGCTTGCGCTGCAAAACTGCGCCAAAGTCTATGAGAGCACCGGCTGCGACGCCGTCAAAATCGAAGGCGGCGCGCATATGGCAGATACCGTGGCGCTGCTTAATCGAAACGGCATCGCCGTGATGAGCCACATAGGGCTAAAGCCGCAGTTTTCGCGCTTTACGGGCGGCTACAAGGTAAGCGGACGCGGAGAGGAGGGTGCGCGCGAGGTCTTAAGCGACGCTAGAGCGCTTGCCGAGGCGGGCGCGGTGCTACTGCTGGTCGAGGGGACGATCTGCTCGGTCGCAAATCAAGTGGCACTCGGCACCGACATGCCCGTCATCGGTATCGGTGCGGGCGCGGGTGTGGATGGACAGGTGCTTGTGTGGAGCGATATGTGTGGATTTTTCACGGAGTTTCGGCCAAAATTCGTTAAGCGCTATTTAGACGGCGCCGAGCTGGTAAAAGGCGCGGTGCGCGAATACGCGCGCGAAGTCAAAGAGGGGGGCTTTCCGAGCGAGGAGTTTGAATATAAGCAGTAG
- a CDS encoding DUF3969 family protein, which translates to MILEKNIDIVGERAVLLIALGSLRALEHKAITIDESQRILFSPYISTHLEKNKVNERIIDIIIECCELEDIFELIPTKYMETLQILQNRIIEILKQYDEESGKRWVIIDEE; encoded by the coding sequence ATGATATTAGAGAAAAATATTGATATTGTGGGCGAGAGGGCTGTTTTGCTAATAGCGCTGGGCTCATTACGGGCATTAGAACATAAAGCGATTACCATAGATGAAAGCCAAAGAATTTTGTTTTCACCCTATATCTCAACGCATTTGGAAAAAAATAAGGTTAATGAACGCATTATAGATATAATAATCGAATGCTGTGAATTAGAGGATATTTTTGAGCTAATTCCTACAAAATATATGGAAACTTTGCAAATATTGCAGAATAGAATAATAGAAATTTTAAAGCAATACGATGAAGAATCCGGAAAAAGATGGGTAATCATAGATGAAGAATAG
- a CDS encoding chaperone NapD, which translates to MNISSVVIYLGADTDIAAFRKELQSIGSCEFVACKDGKAVATISAESFEDEIAAFRAIEAIEGVSEAMMIYSYSDLDADITAANSDNGEQIMRELDEKDPSQIKYGGKVRV; encoded by the coding sequence ATGAATATTTCAAGCGTCGTAATCTATCTAGGCGCAGATACCGATATAGCGGCGTTTCGAAAGGAGCTGCAAAGCATCGGCAGCTGCGAGTTCGTCGCGTGCAAGGACGGCAAGGCGGTAGCCACGATTAGCGCGGAGAGCTTCGAGGACGAGATCGCCGCATTTCGCGCGATAGAGGCCATAGAGGGCGTAAGTGAGGCGATGATGATCTACTCATACTCCGATCTGGACGCAGATATCACTGCGGCAAACTCCGACAACGGCGAGCAGATAATGCGCGAGCTGGATGAAAAAGACCCAAGCCAGATCAAATACGGCGGCAAAGTGCGAGTCTAA
- a CDS encoding carbon-nitrogen hydrolase produces the protein MKILKVGLISHKFEGTKARTIARSIELIARAAANGAQLIVLQELHQTHYFCQRENTENFDYAQDFERDLRLWSEVAKRFGVVLVSSLFERRAAGLYHNTAVVFERDGSIAGRYRKMHIPDDPQFYEKFYFTPGDLGFEPIDTSVGRLGVLVCWDQWYPEAARAMALRGAELLIYPTAIGWFDGDDEDEKARQLEAWVAVQRGHAAANSLPVIAVNRVGFEKAALSEASPDEILSGGNEISAISDGGAASDKILRSADASDDSKILSEGGILSFNNGALTGSDKMAIGSEILPAKDEAARENLKISIEIKFNGETLEVLPSKQRVERLASEEGIRFWGNSFVFGAQGEQLFRANSTDELCEVVTIDMQRCENVRRWWPFLRDRRVEEYGILTKRYGL, from the coding sequence ATGAAAATTCTAAAAGTTGGACTGATTTCGCATAAATTTGAAGGCACCAAGGCGCGCACGATAGCGCGTAGTATCGAGCTCATCGCGCGTGCAGCGGCGAATGGCGCGCAATTAATCGTTTTGCAAGAGCTTCATCAGACGCATTATTTTTGCCAGCGCGAAAATACCGAAAATTTCGACTATGCACAGGATTTCGAGCGTGATTTGCGGCTGTGGAGCGAGGTGGCGAAGAGATTTGGCGTGGTGCTGGTAAGCTCGCTTTTTGAGCGCCGCGCCGCGGGGCTGTATCACAACACCGCCGTGGTCTTCGAGCGCGACGGCTCTATCGCGGGGCGGTATCGCAAGATGCATATCCCCGACGATCCGCAGTTTTACGAAAAATTTTATTTCACGCCGGGCGATCTGGGCTTTGAGCCCATAGATACGAGCGTGGGACGGCTCGGCGTGCTCGTGTGCTGGGATCAGTGGTATCCCGAGGCGGCGCGCGCGATGGCGCTACGCGGTGCCGAGCTGCTCATATATCCGACCGCGATCGGGTGGTTCGACGGCGACGACGAGGACGAAAAGGCGCGTCAGCTAGAGGCCTGGGTCGCGGTACAGCGCGGGCATGCGGCGGCAAACTCCCTGCCCGTAATCGCCGTAAATCGCGTGGGCTTTGAAAAAGCCGCGCTTAGCGAGGCTTCGCCGGATGAAATTTTATCCGGGGGAAATGAAATTTCGGCAATAAGCGACGGCGGAGCAGCCAGCGATAAAATTTTGCGCTCCGCGGATGCGAGCGACGATAGTAAAATTTTAAGCGAGGGCGGAATTTTATCTTTTAATAACGGGGCGCTAACGGGTAGCGACAAAATGGCGATCGGCAGCGAAATTTTACCAGCAAAGGATGAGGCGGCACGAGAGAATTTAAAGATTTCGATAGAGATCAAATTTAACGGCGAAACTTTAGAGGTGTTGCCGAGTAAACAGCGTGTAGAGCGGCTTGCCAGCGAAGAGGGGATTAGGTTTTGGGGCAATAGCTTTGTTTTCGGCGCGCAGGGCGAACAGCTGTTTCGCGCAAACAGCACCGATGAGCTATGCGAAGTCGTAACCATCGATATGCAAAGATGCGAAAACGTGCGCCGCTGGTGGCCGTTTTTGCGAGATAGACGCGTAGAGGAGTATGGAATTCTTACGAAGAGATACGGGCTGTAG
- the msrB gene encoding peptide-methionine (R)-S-oxide reductase MsrB, producing MKISKVLICLFALAMGYLVALNAADGSSAADANFKVKGGGVNANVKEIYLAGGCFWGMEAYFKQLDGVVATQVGYANGKSDKASYEGLHSSDHAETLHLKYDANVISEPEILAHYFRIIDPFSIDKQGGDRGRQYRTGIYYTDEASGETARKFVAFKQSKYDEKIAVEVMPLKNYVKAEDYHQDYLDKNPGGYCHIDLRLAKKPLEDDEKFKVQSKEELKKNLTELQYQVTQEKATEQPFSSEYDKNYKKGIYVDIVSKEPLFSSTDKYNSGTGWPSFSKPITTDAIAYARDDSHGMQRVEVSSRVGGSHLGHVFEDGPRNKGGMRYCINGASLEFIPLEEMDARGYGEYKIYVE from the coding sequence ATGAAAATTTCTAAAGTTTTAATCTGCCTCTTTGCCTTGGCGATGGGTTATTTAGTCGCGCTAAATGCCGCAGACGGCAGCAGCGCGGCGGACGCAAATTTTAAAGTTAAAGGAGGCGGCGTGAACGCAAACGTAAAAGAAATTTATCTGGCAGGCGGCTGCTTTTGGGGTATGGAGGCGTATTTCAAGCAGCTTGACGGCGTAGTCGCTACGCAGGTGGGCTACGCCAACGGCAAGAGCGATAAAGCAAGCTACGAGGGCTTACATAGCAGCGATCATGCCGAGACGCTACACTTAAAATACGACGCCAATGTCATCAGCGAGCCTGAAATTTTGGCGCATTATTTCCGCATCATCGATCCGTTCTCGATCGACAAGCAGGGGGGCGACCGCGGTCGCCAGTATCGCACGGGCATCTACTACACCGACGAGGCGAGCGGCGAGACGGCGCGTAAATTCGTAGCCTTTAAGCAGAGCAAATATGATGAAAAGATAGCGGTCGAGGTTATGCCGCTTAAAAACTACGTTAAGGCGGAGGATTACCACCAAGACTATCTAGACAAAAACCCTGGCGGATATTGCCACATCGATCTGCGCCTTGCTAAAAAGCCGCTTGAGGACGATGAAAAATTTAAAGTGCAAAGTAAGGAGGAGCTGAAGAAAAATTTGACCGAGCTTCAGTATCAAGTCACGCAGGAAAAGGCGACCGAGCAGCCGTTTTCTAGCGAATACGACAAGAATTATAAAAAGGGCATCTACGTCGACATCGTGTCGAAAGAACCGCTCTTTTCCTCTACCGATAAATACAACTCCGGCACCGGCTGGCCGAGCTTTTCAAAGCCGATAACGACCGATGCGATCGCCTATGCGCGAGACGACAGCCACGGTATGCAACGCGTCGAGGTCTCTAGCCGCGTAGGAGGCAGCCATTTAGGACACGTCTTTGAGGACGGACCGAGGAATAAAGGCGGTATGAGATACTGCATCAACGGCGCGAGTTTGGAATTTATACCGCTTGAGGAGATGGACGCGCGCGGCTACGGCGAGTATAAAATTTACGTAGAGTAA
- the ruvB gene encoding Holliday junction branch migration DNA helicase RuvB, with amino-acid sequence MDRIVEIEKIQLDESVESSLRPSSFEDYVGQEKIKSNLAIAIAAAKKRADVLDHVLFYGPPGLGKTTLAHIIAAQMGAAIKVTAAPMIEKAGDLAAILTNLQSGDVLFIDEIHRLSPAIEEVLYSAMEDFRLDIIIGSGPAAQTIKIDIPHFTLIGATTRAGMISAPLRDRFGMQFRLQFYTHAELARIVQIASVKLGKESAADASAEIARRSRGTPRIALRLLRRIRDFAEVRDEGAISHDRAREGLEALGVDEQGFDEMDIKYLEILFDAKRRALGLSTIAAALSEDEGTIEDVIEPYLLANGYIEKTAKGRIATDKAREALGRVLKTAERNLFEE; translated from the coding sequence ATGGACAGAATTGTAGAGATCGAAAAGATACAGCTCGATGAGAGCGTGGAGAGCTCGCTGCGCCCGTCAAGCTTCGAGGATTACGTGGGACAGGAGAAGATCAAATCAAACCTCGCCATAGCGATCGCCGCGGCGAAAAAGCGCGCCGACGTGCTCGATCACGTGCTTTTCTACGGACCGCCGGGGCTCGGCAAAACCACGCTAGCGCATATCATCGCCGCTCAGATGGGCGCCGCCATTAAGGTCACCGCCGCGCCGATGATCGAAAAGGCGGGCGATCTAGCGGCGATTTTGACGAACCTGCAAAGCGGCGACGTACTTTTCATCGACGAGATCCACCGCCTAAGCCCGGCGATCGAGGAGGTGCTGTATTCGGCGATGGAGGACTTCCGCCTCGACATTATCATCGGCTCGGGCCCCGCCGCGCAGACTATCAAGATCGATATTCCGCACTTTACGCTCATCGGTGCCACGACGCGAGCGGGCATGATCTCGGCGCCGCTGCGGGATCGCTTCGGTATGCAGTTTCGCCTGCAGTTTTACACGCACGCCGAGCTTGCGCGGATAGTGCAGATCGCTTCTGTTAAACTCGGGAAGGAGAGCGCGGCCGATGCCAGCGCCGAGATCGCGCGTCGCTCCCGCGGTACTCCGCGTATTGCGTTACGGCTGCTGCGCCGCATACGCGATTTTGCCGAGGTGCGCGACGAGGGCGCTATCTCGCACGATCGCGCGCGCGAAGGGCTTGAGGCGCTGGGCGTGGACGAGCAAGGCTTTGATGAGATGGATATAAAATATTTGGAAATTTTATTTGACGCCAAGCGCCGTGCCTTAGGGCTTAGCACGATCGCAGCGGCGCTTAGCGAGGATGAAGGCACGATCGAGGATGTCATCGAGCCCTATCTGCTCGCCAACGGCTACATCGAAAAGACCGCCAAAGGCCGCATCGCAACCGATAAGGCGCGCGAGGCGCTTGGTCGCGTGCTAAAGACTGCGGAGAGAAATCTGTTTGAGGAGTAG
- a CDS encoding agmatine deiminase family protein, producing the protein MRAFAEWEEQEALLASLPHAGTDWAPYLGEIRAAYRDFIAAAARFEPVVAIAPSREDFEQICGGLANISFAQIDTDDTWIRDYGAIDVEEGGKITGLNFRFNAWGGKFASAKDDALNSKLYAANARPLRDVDLILEGGSVDFDGAGTMLTTSACLLNENRNSLSKTELDARLREIFGLKKIIWLERGFIKGDDTDSHVDTLARFLSPHIVAISSCDDPSDLHYAELGAMKDEISSLEYDVIELPIPRAIFYQGRRLPATYANFVFLNGALIVPTYADPADPHDPNRAADELALSRLRATCADREVVGVNARVFIRQNGSLHCSCMNKFKL; encoded by the coding sequence ATGAGAGCATTCGCCGAATGGGAGGAGCAAGAGGCGCTTTTGGCGTCTTTGCCGCATGCAGGTACCGACTGGGCGCCGTATTTGGGCGAGATACGGGCGGCTTATCGCGACTTTATCGCCGCTGCAGCGAGGTTTGAGCCTGTCGTTGCGATCGCGCCTAGCCGCGAGGATTTTGAGCAAATTTGCGGCGGCTTAGCAAACATCAGCTTCGCGCAAATCGACACCGACGATACGTGGATCCGCGATTACGGCGCGATCGATGTGGAGGAGGGCGGCAAAATTACGGGGCTAAATTTTCGTTTCAACGCCTGGGGCGGCAAATTTGCAAGCGCCAAGGACGATGCGTTAAATTCTAAGCTTTACGCCGCGAACGCCCGCCCGCTGCGAGACGTAGATCTGATCTTAGAAGGCGGCAGCGTCGATTTTGACGGCGCGGGCACGATGCTAACTACTAGCGCGTGTTTGCTGAACGAAAATCGCAACTCCCTAAGCAAGACCGAACTGGACGCGCGGCTGCGTGAAATTTTTGGCCTAAAAAAGATAATCTGGCTAGAGCGCGGCTTCATAAAAGGCGACGATACCGACAGCCACGTCGATACTCTCGCACGCTTTCTAAGCCCGCACATCGTGGCTATTTCGTCGTGCGATGATCCGAGCGATCTGCACTACGCGGAGCTTGGCGCGATGAAGGATGAAATTTCATCGCTCGAATACGACGTGATCGAGCTGCCGATCCCGCGCGCGATCTTTTATCAGGGGCGCAGGCTGCCCGCGACTTACGCAAATTTCGTCTTTTTAAACGGCGCGCTCATCGTGCCTACCTACGCAGACCCCGCAGATCCGCACGATCCAAACCGCGCCGCGGACGAGCTGGCGCTGTCGCGTCTGCGAGCGACGTGCGCGGATCGCGAAGTAGTGGGAGTAAATGCGCGCGTTTTCATTCGCCAAAACGGCTCGCTGCATTGCTCGTGCATGAATAAATTTAAACTTTAA
- the purH gene encoding bifunctional phosphoribosylaminoimidazolecarboxamide formyltransferase/IMP cyclohydrolase: MRALISVSDKEGVVEFARGLQKLGFEILSTGGTHKLLLQNGVKAAEVSQYTGSPEMFEGRVKTLHPKIHGGILYKRNDVNHASQAAQHDIGGIDLVCVNLYPFKATVARTDDFSEIIENIDIGGPAMVRSAAKNFASVYVVTSPLDYDAVLQNLNSADESEKLKFRQNLMIKAYEHTAAYDAMIANYMNERFNGGFGAKKFITGSKVFDTRYGENPHQKGALYEFEDFFSKHFKSLKGEASFNNMTDMHGALMLASSFGEAPAVAICKHANPCGFAVKGSLLESYVEALKCDPVSAYGGVVAINGVLDEELAHKINEIFVEVILAARVTPTALAVFEKKKRIKIFEQGGEFLIRENDKYDFKFIDGGFVYQQRDYVGAGEVANARCVTGRAASESELDDLKIAWQIAALTKSNCVVYVKNRAMVAIGMGMTSRVDAARAAVAKARDVGVDLSGCALASEAFFPFKDSIEIAHAAGVAAVVQPGGSIRDDEVIASADEFGMAMYFTGVRHFLH; this comes from the coding sequence ATGAGAGCGTTAATCAGCGTCAGCGATAAAGAGGGCGTCGTAGAGTTTGCTCGCGGGCTACAGAAGCTCGGATTTGAAATTTTAAGCACGGGTGGCACGCATAAACTGCTTTTGCAAAATGGCGTGAAAGCAGCGGAAGTGAGCCAATACACGGGTTCGCCCGAGATGTTTGAGGGGCGGGTTAAGACCCTGCATCCAAAGATCCACGGCGGAATTTTGTATAAGCGAAACGACGTAAATCACGCAAGTCAAGCTGCGCAGCACGACATCGGCGGCATCGATCTCGTGTGCGTAAATCTATATCCTTTTAAAGCGACCGTAGCTCGCACCGACGATTTTTCCGAGATTATCGAAAACATCGACATCGGCGGGCCTGCGATGGTTCGAAGCGCGGCTAAGAATTTTGCGAGCGTCTATGTCGTCACGAGTCCGCTTGATTACGACGCGGTTTTGCAAAATTTAAACAGCGCGGACGAGAGCGAGAAGCTGAAATTTAGGCAAAATTTGATGATTAAAGCTTATGAGCACACCGCAGCCTACGACGCGATGATCGCAAACTATATGAACGAGCGCTTTAACGGAGGCTTCGGCGCGAAAAAATTTATCACGGGCAGCAAGGTATTCGATACTCGCTACGGCGAAAATCCGCACCAAAAGGGCGCGCTGTACGAGTTCGAGGACTTTTTTAGCAAGCACTTTAAGAGCCTAAAGGGCGAGGCGAGCTTTAACAATATGACCGATATGCACGGCGCGCTGATGCTCGCTAGCAGCTTCGGGGAGGCGCCCGCGGTAGCGATCTGCAAGCACGCCAATCCATGCGGTTTCGCCGTAAAGGGAAGCCTGCTTGAAAGCTACGTAGAGGCGCTAAAATGCGATCCCGTAAGCGCATACGGCGGCGTCGTGGCGATAAACGGCGTTTTGGACGAGGAACTAGCGCATAAAATTAATGAAATTTTTGTCGAAGTTATCCTTGCCGCCCGCGTTACGCCCACGGCACTTGCGGTATTTGAAAAGAAAAAGCGCATTAAAATTTTCGAGCAGGGCGGGGAGTTTTTAATTCGCGAAAACGACAAGTATGATTTTAAATTCATTGACGGCGGCTTTGTGTATCAGCAGCGCGACTACGTGGGCGCGGGCGAGGTCGCAAATGCCCGCTGCGTCACGGGGCGCGCGGCTAGCGAGAGCGAGCTTGATGATCTAAAAATCGCGTGGCAGATTGCCGCACTTACGAAGAGCAACTGCGTAGTTTACGTCAAAAATCGCGCGATGGTCGCGATCGGCATGGGTATGACGAGCCGCGTGGACGCCGCACGTGCAGCAGTGGCCAAGGCTCGCGACGTGGGCGTCGATCTGAGCGGTTGCGCGCTTGCCAGCGAGGCATTTTTCCCGTTTAAAGACAGCATCGAGATCGCCCATGCCGCGGGCGTTGCGGCGGTGGTGCAGCCAGGCGGCAGCATCCGCGACGATGAGGTGATCGCAAGCGCCGATGAGTTCGGCATGGCGATGTATTTTACGGGAGTGCGCCACTTTTTGCACTAA